The sequence below is a genomic window from Lysobacter capsici.
GCCGCGCGTGGCCAGGCTCTCCAGGCCGCCGTTGCCGTGTTCGGCCAGCTCGACCGCGTAGCCCTGCGCGCGCAGGGCGATGTCGAGGAACTTGCGGATCTGCGGTTCGTCGTCGATCACCAACACGCGCGCGGGCGGCGTGGCGGCCGGTGGCTGTGGGTGCGTGGCGTGGTCTTCGATCATGAGGCGGGCGCCGCGACGGGTTCGATGGGCGGCAGGGTAATGCGGATCGTGGTGCCGCGGCGACCTTGTTCGTCGGCCAGGCCGGGCAGGGCGACCACGCTGCCGCCGTGGGCGCCGATCATGCCCTGGCAGATCGCCAGGCCCAGGCCGGTGCCCTGGCGGCCGCGATCGCCGCGCTCGACGCTGTAGAACATGTCGAAGATGCGCGCGCGTTCGTCCTCGGGAATGCCCGGGCCGCGGTCGCTGACGTCGATGCGCAGGACCTGCTCGGTGGCCGCGCCGGGCTCGGCGTCGACCCGGCGCGCGTCGATCACCACCGCCGCGTCGGGCGGCGAGAACTTCACCGCGTTCTCGAGCACGTTGAACAACGCCTGTTCGATCAGCGCCGGATGCACCCAGATCGGGCCGAGCCCGGCTTGCAGGCGCACGTCGAAGCGCGCGCGCGGCTCGTAGCGTTGCAGGCGGGTGACCGCCGAGCCGATCAGTTCGTCCACGCCGATCCAGTCGCGATTGAGCGCCAGCCCGCCGTGGCCGAGCCGGGTCATGTCGAGCAGGTTCTGGATGTAGCGATCCAGTCGCTCGCCTTCGATGCGGATGGTTTCCAGCAGGCTGTGGCGGTCCTCGCGCGGCATCGCCTCGGCGTAGTGATCCAGGCTGCTGGCCGCGCCGATGATCGAAGCCAGCGGCGAGCGCAGATCGTGCGAGACCGACGACAGCAGCGCCGAGCGCAGCCGCTCGGTCTCGCCGCTGACCCGCGAGTCTTCCAGGTCGGCGACCAGGCGCGTGCGCAGGATCGCCTGCGCGATATCGTCGGTCATCGCTTCGGCTAAGCGGCGTTGTTCCGCGCCCAATCGCGTCAACGAAGACGGAAAACGCAGGCCGACTACGCCGGCCGCCGGCGCATCGGCCGAGCTGTCGCCCTTGAGCGGCAACAGCCACCACTCCGATCCGGCCAGGGTGTCGGTGTAGCGGCCGGCGGACTGGCGATGCTTCAAGCTCCAGTCGGCGGCGGCGCGATCCTTGTCGCTCATCTCCGGCAACTGTTCGCCGCGCAGCGGCGCCGCGCCGATGTAGACGAAGGCTTCCACGCCGAGCGAACGCTTGAGCGCCTTGCGTCCGGCATGCACGACCTGGCCCACGTCGGCGGCGGTGGCCAGTTCGCGGCCGAGGGTTTGCAGTTCGGTCGCGTGCGCGTTGGACGCGCGCAGCGCCAGCACCTGCATGCGCAGCTTCGAGGCCAGGCGTCCGGCGACCAGCGCCGCGGCCAGGAACAGCAGCACCGTCGCCACGCCCTGGCGCGCGCCGATCAGCAAGGTGTAGCGCGGTTCGATGAAGAAGAAGTTGTAGGCCAGGAAGCACAGCACCGAGGCGATCACCGCCGCGGTCATGCGGGTGCGCGCGGCGACCACCACCACCGCGACGATGAAGATTAGCGACAGGTCGCCCAGGCCGATCCAGCGTTCGGCGACCCAGGCCAGCGCGGTGGCGAAGGTCGCGGCCACCACGGCCAGGCCCGCATCGCTGCGGGTCAGCAGGCCGCGCAGCCGGCCGCCGCTGTCGCGCAGCGAGCGGCGCGCACGCGCGCGCGCTTCCGGGGTGCTGACGATGGTGAGTTCGTAATGCGCGCCGCGCTGGATCAGTTGCTGGGTCAGCGTGCGGTTGACCATGCGCGCGAGCGGACGTTCGCGGGTGCGGCCGAGCACGATGGTCGACACGCCGGCGCGTTCGGCATGGTCGAGCAGGGCATCGACCACGCTATTGCCGTGCAGCACCACCGCTTCGCCGCCGAGCCGGCGTGCGAGCGCGAAGGCGCGGTCGAGTTCGGACTGGCGCGCTTCGGCCGGCGCGTCGCCGGCCTGGACCGTGACCACGATCCACGGCGAATCGCGGCGTTCGGCGATGCGGCGCGCGACCCGCACCAGGTATTCGGACTGGCCCAGGCCGTCGATCGCGACCAACACCGCGCGTCGCAGCGGCACCCCGGGCAGGCCGCGCGCGGTCTGCGCCTCGCGCAGATCGCTGTCGACGCGGTCGGCGGCGGTCTGCATCGCCAGTTCGCGCAGCGCGGTCAGGTTGGACGGCGAGAAGAACGCCTGCAGCGCATGCGCAGCTTGTTCGGGCACGTAGACCTTGCCCTGTTGCAGGCGTTCGATCAGCTCGCGCGGCGGCAGATCGACCAGCACGATATCGCGCAGGCGGTCGAACAGCGCATCGGGAACGGTCTCGCTGACCCGCACACCGGTGATGCGATGGATGACGTCGTTGAGGCTTTCCAGGTGCTGGATGTTGATCGTGGTGTAGACGTCGATGCCGGCGTCGAGCAGTTCGAGCACATCCTGCCAGCGCCGTTCGTGGCGGCTGCCCGGCGCGTTGCGGTGAGCGAGTTCGTCGACCAGGGCGACCTTGGGCTTGCGCGCCAGCAGCGCGTCGAGGTCCATTTCCTCGAGCGTGCGGTCCTGGTACTCCAGGCGTTTGCGCGGCAGCACGTCGAGGCCCTCGACCAGGGCGAGGGTTTCGGCGCGGCCGTGGGTTTCGACGATGCCGACCACCACGTCGATGCTGCGGCGCTGCAGTTCGCGGGCGCGGCCGAGCATGGTGTAGGTCTTGCCGACGCCGGGCGCGGCGCCCAGGAAGATGGTCAGGCGACCGGCGCCCTGGCGTTGCAGTTCGCCCATGAGGGCATCGGCTTGGGCGCTGCGGGGGTCGGTCATGGGGGAATTGTGCGCTGGGTGGGTGAGGGGTGTGTAGTGATGGGAGGTGGGGTTTTGGGCGGCGGCGGTTTTCGGTCGGGAGCTGAGTGTTGTTGCGCGGTATTTGGTTGTCGCTGTCCAGGCCGCGCAAGATGTTTTTTTTTGCCGTTGCCGTTGCTTTCAGTTTTAAGCCCGAAGCCGCGCAGTTCATCCAGCGCTGCGGAGCCCCTAAATCGCGTTAGCAAAAGCACACCCGGAGGGCGGCGCGCATGGATGCGCGCCGCGCGCCACCGGGACATGGATGTCCCGTGTGGCGCGTGCCTGCGTCGGCATCGCTCTTGCGGGCTCTTGATTCACAAAAAAGCGTTTTTCTTTGGTTACCTTTCTTTTGTCGCTTTAGACAAAAGAAAGTAACTCGGCCGCTTGCGGACGAAAGCCGTTGATCTTGCCTCTGGCTTCACAGGCTCTTAAAAGCTTCAAAGCTTTGAAGCTTTTGAAGCTGCAAGCAAGATCAAAAGCTTCCGCCACTAAAGCGGCGGGTAACTTTCTTTTGTCCAGAGCCACAAAAGTCCGCCTGGATTCCCTTCGGTCAAAAGTCACCAAAGAAAAAGGCGTTCCTGTTTCGAATCAAGAGCCGCGCGATCGGTGCTTGCGCAGGCATGCGCCACACGGGACATCCATGTCCCGGTGGCGCACGGCGTGCATCCTGCACGCCGCCCTCCGGGTGTGCTTTTGCTAACGCGAGTTCACGGCCTCGCAGTGCTGGATGAACTGCGTTGCTTCAGGCTCAAGCCAAAGCCAAAGCCAAAGCCAAAGCCACAGCCACAGCCACAGCCACAGCCAAAGGCGGAAGCGGAAGCCGGAACTATTGACGAAACCGAACGCGAACCTCGGTGACTACAACGGCAAAGCCCCGCATCGAAGCGGGGCCTGCCGAAACTCATCGAAACTCATCGCGCCGCATCCAACGCCAGATTGAGCTTGAGCACATTCACACGCTCCATGCCGAGCACACCGAACTGAGGCGCCTCGGTGTTGGCCGCGATCAAGGCCTCCACCTGGGCCACACTGAGACCGCGTGCCTTGGCCACGCGCGCGGCCTGGATCTGCGCCGCGCGCGGGGACAGGTGCGGGTCCAGGCCGCCGCCGGACTGGGTCGCCAGTTCGGCGGGCACGTCGGCGATGGCGATGCCTTCGCGCTGCGCGATCGCCGCGGTGTCCTCGGCGATGCGCTTGCGCAGGTCGGGATTGCTGCGCGCCTGATTGCTGCCGGACGCGGCGGTCGGGTCGTACTTGGCCGCCGACGGGCGCGGCTGGAAGTACCTGGCGTCGGCGAACGGTTGCGCGATCAGCTCCGAGCCAATCGGGTGGCCGTCGTATCGGATGATCGAACCGACGGCCTGTGCAGGAAATGCGAGGCGCCCCAGCGCGGTGCCGGCCAGGGAATAGAGCAGGCCGAAGCCGAGCAGGGAGATCGCGGCGAACAGCAGCGGAGCGCGCAGGGAAACGCGATCGTCGAGGGTGAGCGGTTGGGCGGTTTGGGTGGTCATTGGAATGTCCTGTTGGGGCGGTGCGGGCGGCTGGCCCTCACCCAACCCTCTCCCGCGAGCGGGAGAGGGCTTACTTGCGCGAGAGGGCTTAGAAAATCGCGACCAGCGCCATGTCGATCAGCTTGATCGCGACGAACGGCAGCAGCACGCCGCCCAGGCCGTAGACCAGCATGTTCCGGCGCAGCAGCGCGACCGCGGTGGCGGGCTTGAAGCGCACGCCGGCCAGGGCCAGCGGGATCAGCGCGGGGATGATCAGGGCGTTGAAGATCAACGCCGCGAGCACCGCGTTGCTCGGGCTCGACAAGTGCATGACGTTGAGCGCGGCCATCTGCGGGATCGCCGCGGCGAACAGCGCCGGCAGGATCGCGAAGTACTTCGACACGTCGTTGGCGAGCGAGAACGTGGTCAGCGCGCCGCGGGTGATCAGCTGTTGCTTGCCGACCTCGACCACCGCCAGCAGCTTGGCCGGATCGGAATCCAGATCGACCATGTTGCCGGCTTCCTTCGCCGCTTGCGTGCCCGAATTCATCGCCAGGCCGACGTCGGCCTGGGCCAGCGCCGGGGCGTCGTTGGTGCCGTCGCCGACCATCGCCACCAGGCGGCCGCCGGCCTGCTCGGCGCGAATGCGCGCGAGTTTGTCCTCGGGCCGCGCTTCGGCGATGTAGTCGTCGACGCCGGCTTCGGCCGCGATCGCCGCGGCGGTCAGCGGGTTGTCGCCGGTGATCATCACCGTGCGCACGCCCATCGCCCGCAACCGCGCGAAACGTTCCTTCACGCCATGCTTGACCACGTCCGACAACTCGACCACGCCGAGCACGTGGCGGCCCTCGGCCACCACCAGCGGAGTGGCGCCGTTGCGCGCGACCTGTTCGATGCGCGCATTGAGTTCGGGCAGCACCTCGCCGCCGAGCGCGCGCACGTACTGGCTGATCGCATCGCCCGCGCCCTTGCGGATCGCACGCGCGCCGCCGGGGTAATCGGCCGGCAGGTCGACGCCGGACATGCGCGTCTGCGCGGTGAACTGCAGATAGTCGGCGCGTTCGGGTTCCGGCGTCACGCTGTGTTGCTCGCGCGCCAGGCGCACGATCGACTTGCCTTCGGGCGTGGGATCGGCGAGCGAGGACAACAGCGCCGCATCGCGCAACTGCGAATGGTCGACGCCGGCGATCGGATGGAACGCGGTCGCCTGACGGTCGCCGAAGGTGATGGTGCCGGTCTTGTCCAGCAGCAGCACGTCGACGTCGCCGGCCACTTCCACCGCCTTGCCGGATTTCGCCAGCACGTTGGCCGACAGCGCGCGGTTCATGCCGGCGATGCCGATCGCCGGTAACAGGCCGCCGATGGTGGTCGGGATCAGGCAGACCAGCAGCGCGATCAGCAGCAGCGGATCGAGTTTGGCGCCGACGAAACCGGCGAACAGCGGCAAGGTCGCGACCACGATCAGGAAGGTCAGGGTCATCGCCGCGAGCAGCATGGTCAGGGCGATTTCGTTCGGCGTCTTCTGCCGGTTGGCGCCTTCGACCAGGGCGATCATGCGGTCGAGGAAGCTGTGGCCCGGTTCGGCGCTGACTTCGATCACGATCTCGTCGGACAACACCTTGGTGCCGCCGATCACGCCGGAGCGGTCGGTGCCGGCTTCGCGCAGCACCGGCGCGGATTCGCCGGTGACCGCCGATTCGTTGATCGTGGCCATGCCCTTGACGATTTCGCCGTCGGCCGGGATCAGCTCGTTGGCCGAGACGATCACCCGGTCGCCGGGCTTGAGCGTCGAGGCCGGCACCCGGGTTTCGTTCTTGCCGACCGTGTCGAGCTTGCGCGCGACCAGGTCGCGCCGCGCTGCGCGCAACGAAGCTGCCTGGCCGCGGCCGCGCGCTTCGGCGACCGCTTCGGCGAAGTTGGCGAACAACACCGTCACCAGCAGGATCACGGTGACCGCGATACCGAACGCGGCATTGCCGGGAACGAAGATCGTGATCAGTGCGGCCAGCACCGTGCCGAGCAGGACGATGGCCATGATAGGGCTGCGCAGGGCATGCCGCGGCGAGAGCTTGACGAAGGATTCGAGCATCGCCGCGCGCAGGCCGGCGGCGTCGAGGCCGGCCATTGCGGTGTTGCGGCGTTGTACACCGAGATGAGTTTGTTCGGTCACGTGGGCGTACCTCAGAGAGCGGGGCTGCTGAGCGCCGGCGCGGCGCTCGCAGACAGCGTCAGGTGATCGGCGATTGGGCCGAGCACCAGCGCGGGCATGAATTGCAGGACGGTCAGGATCACGATCACCGCGATCAAGGTCATGGCGAAGGTCGGGGTTTCGGCGTGCAGGGTGCCGGCGCTTTCCGGGGCGACGCGCTTGCGTGCGAGCAAGCCGGCGACCGCGAGTGGAATCAGCAGCGCCGGATAGCGGCCCAATGCGAGCACCGCGGCGCAGCTCAGGTTCCACCAGTAAGTCGCATCGCCAAGGCCTTCAAAACCCGAGCCGTTGTTGGCGAACGCCGAGGTGTACTCGTAGAACACCTGGCTGATGCCGTGGAAGCCGGGATTGGAATTGCCGGTGATCGAAGGAACGCCCAAGGTGATCGCGCTGAAGCCGAGCACCACCAGCGGTTGCAGCAGGATCAGCAACGCCAGCAGCCGCACCTCGGGCGCTTCGATCTTGCGGCCGA
It includes:
- a CDS encoding sensor histidine kinase, with the protein product MTDPRSAQADALMGELQRQGAGRLTIFLGAAPGVGKTYTMLGRARELQRRSIDVVVGIVETHGRAETLALVEGLDVLPRKRLEYQDRTLEEMDLDALLARKPKVALVDELAHRNAPGSRHERRWQDVLELLDAGIDVYTTINIQHLESLNDVIHRITGVRVSETVPDALFDRLRDIVLVDLPPRELIERLQQGKVYVPEQAAHALQAFFSPSNLTALRELAMQTAADRVDSDLREAQTARGLPGVPLRRAVLVAIDGLGQSEYLVRVARRIAERRDSPWIVVTVQAGDAPAEARQSELDRAFALARRLGGEAVVLHGNSVVDALLDHAERAGVSTIVLGRTRERPLARMVNRTLTQQLIQRGAHYELTIVSTPEARARARRSLRDSGGRLRGLLTRSDAGLAVVAATFATALAWVAERWIGLGDLSLIFIVAVVVVAARTRMTAAVIASVLCFLAYNFFFIEPRYTLLIGARQGVATVLLFLAAALVAGRLASKLRMQVLALRASNAHATELQTLGRELATAADVGQVVHAGRKALKRSLGVEAFVYIGAAPLRGEQLPEMSDKDRAAADWSLKHRQSAGRYTDTLAGSEWWLLPLKGDSSADAPAAGVVGLRFPSSLTRLGAEQRRLAEAMTDDIAQAILRTRLVADLEDSRVSGETERLRSALLSSVSHDLRSPLASIIGAASSLDHYAEAMPREDRHSLLETIRIEGERLDRYIQNLLDMTRLGHGGLALNRDWIGVDELIGSAVTRLQRYEPRARFDVRLQAGLGPIWVHPALIEQALFNVLENAVKFSPPDAAVVIDARRVDAEPGAATEQVLRIDVSDRGPGIPEDERARIFDMFYSVERGDRGRQGTGLGLAICQGMIGAHGGSVVALPGLADEQGRRGTTIRITLPPIEPVAAPAS
- the kdpB gene encoding potassium-transporting ATPase subunit KdpB, whose product is MAGLDAAGLRAAMLESFVKLSPRHALRSPIMAIVLLGTVLAALITIFVPGNAAFGIAVTVILLVTVLFANFAEAVAEARGRGQAASLRAARRDLVARKLDTVGKNETRVPASTLKPGDRVIVSANELIPADGEIVKGMATINESAVTGESAPVLREAGTDRSGVIGGTKVLSDEIVIEVSAEPGHSFLDRMIALVEGANRQKTPNEIALTMLLAAMTLTFLIVVATLPLFAGFVGAKLDPLLLIALLVCLIPTTIGGLLPAIGIAGMNRALSANVLAKSGKAVEVAGDVDVLLLDKTGTITFGDRQATAFHPIAGVDHSQLRDAALLSSLADPTPEGKSIVRLAREQHSVTPEPERADYLQFTAQTRMSGVDLPADYPGGARAIRKGAGDAISQYVRALGGEVLPELNARIEQVARNGATPLVVAEGRHVLGVVELSDVVKHGVKERFARLRAMGVRTVMITGDNPLTAAAIAAEAGVDDYIAEARPEDKLARIRAEQAGGRLVAMVGDGTNDAPALAQADVGLAMNSGTQAAKEAGNMVDLDSDPAKLLAVVEVGKQQLITRGALTTFSLANDVSKYFAILPALFAAAIPQMAALNVMHLSSPSNAVLAALIFNALIIPALIPLALAGVRFKPATAVALLRRNMLVYGLGGVLLPFVAIKLIDMALVAIF
- the kdpC gene encoding potassium-transporting ATPase subunit KdpC, producing MTTQTAQPLTLDDRVSLRAPLLFAAISLLGFGLLYSLAGTALGRLAFPAQAVGSIIRYDGHPIGSELIAQPFADARYFQPRPSAAKYDPTAASGSNQARSNPDLRKRIAEDTAAIAQREGIAIADVPAELATQSGGGLDPHLSPRAAQIQAARVAKARGLSVAQVEALIAANTEAPQFGVLGMERVNVLKLNLALDAAR